A genomic segment from Methanoplanus limicola DSM 2279 encodes:
- a CDS encoding 4Fe-4S binding protein yields the protein MSSSVIWYLKEFLRAEWIKKFFTVKTAPLVTPAHFRDYPVLTGNECSHELRCMMICPSPGAIEVLKNSEGKWEPVIYKGHCLRCGLCVEACPDKVLASGDILERQEKEKTMFLADFHLSVDDSKCMRCGNCSVACPVNKVIDPSLAFGASLGSDEVIMRVKDGKLTILHPEKCTGCKTCEETCPNDSFKVARVVEGIQD from the coding sequence ATGTCTTCATCTGTTATATGGTATCTAAAGGAGTTTTTAAGGGCCGAATGGATTAAAAAATTCTTCACCGTAAAAACTGCACCACTCGTAACACCTGCTCATTTCAGGGATTATCCGGTTCTTACAGGTAATGAATGCTCACATGAACTGAGGTGCATGATGATCTGCCCGTCTCCCGGTGCAATTGAGGTGCTGAAGAACAGTGAGGGTAAGTGGGAGCCGGTAATTTACAAAGGGCACTGCCTCAGGTGCGGCCTCTGTGTGGAGGCCTGCCCTGATAAAGTTCTTGCATCCGGGGATATACTTGAGAGGCAGGAGAAGGAGAAGACCATGTTTCTTGCAGATTTTCATCTCTCTGTTGATGACTCAAAATGCATGCGCTGCGGCAACTGCTCGGTTGCCTGTCCGGTGAACAAGGTCATTGATCCCTCCCTTGCATTTGGTGCAAGTCTCGGTTCAGATGAGGTGATTATGAGGGTTAAGGATGGAAAACTTACAATTCTTCACCCGGAAAAATGCACCGGATGCAAGACCTGTGAAGAGACGTGCCCGAATGATTCCTTCAAAGTTGCAAGAGTGGTTGAAGGAATTCAGGATTAG
- a CDS encoding coenzyme F420-0:L-glutamate ligase, which produces MSIEVIPVENLPIFHKGDDLAESIASGFEFSDGDIICIASSVYSKTKGCIRQLDEIVPGEKAAEIAGICGEDPRFIQAVLDTTEDLILDRPFVLSQLKCGHVGVRAGVDNSNVEDGTIIYLPPEPMESAEEMRERFKEITGKDVRVIITDTCGRSFRRGQTGVAIGWAGMTAIQDFRGDCDLFGRVLEITEEAVVDEIAAFANFIMGESDRGVPAVVFRNCGSWKGHDELYFRPEEDITRKALKRCYMAGDDL; this is translated from the coding sequence ATGAGTATTGAAGTAATTCCGGTTGAAAACCTCCCGATATTTCATAAAGGTGATGATCTCGCCGAAAGCATTGCGTCAGGGTTTGAGTTCTCTGATGGTGACATCATCTGTATAGCGTCATCTGTATATTCAAAGACAAAAGGCTGCATCCGCCAGCTTGATGAGATAGTTCCGGGTGAGAAAGCAGCTGAGATAGCCGGCATATGCGGCGAGGACCCACGTTTCATCCAGGCAGTTTTAGATACCACAGAAGACCTCATACTTGACCGGCCTTTTGTTCTCTCACAGCTTAAATGCGGTCATGTCGGTGTCAGGGCCGGCGTTGACAACAGCAATGTTGAGGACGGGACTATCATATACCTCCCGCCGGAACCGATGGAGTCGGCAGAGGAGATGAGGGAGAGGTTTAAGGAGATCACAGGTAAGGACGTCAGGGTAATAATTACAGATACCTGTGGGCGGTCATTTCGCCGCGGGCAGACCGGCGTTGCAATCGGATGGGCGGGCATGACAGCCATTCAGGACTTCCGGGGCGACTGTGACCTCTTTGGCAGGGTTTTGGAGATTACGGAAGAGGCCGTTGTCGATGAGATTGCCGCCTTTGCAAACTTCATAATGGGAGAGTCTGACAGGGGTGTTCCTGCTGTTGTGTTCCGGAACTGCGGGTCATGGAAGGGTCATGATGAACTGTACTTCAGACCTGAAGAGGACATCACCAGGAAGGCACTGAAGAGATGCTATATGGCTGGAGACGACCTTTGA
- the psmB gene encoding archaeal proteasome endopeptidase complex subunit beta: MQEVSQEIMKGTTTVGLLFDGGVVLATERRATMGNMIASKKAKKVYQIADRIGMTIAGGVGDAQQLARLMQVECSLFNIRRGRPIAVGAAATLLSNVLNQNRMFPYYVQLLVGGIDRYGPSIYSVDALGGASPEDRIVATGSGSPFAYGVLEDRFEEGMSEKECLDLAIRALRSAMKRDSASGEDISIVVITKDKYEELMESGIKG, encoded by the coding sequence GTGCAGGAAGTCTCCCAGGAAATTATGAAAGGAACTACCACTGTTGGGTTATTATTCGATGGCGGTGTAGTTTTGGCAACGGAAAGAAGAGCCACGATGGGCAATATGATCGCAAGTAAGAAGGCCAAGAAGGTCTATCAGATTGCAGATCGTATTGGTATGACTATAGCCGGCGGTGTAGGCGATGCCCAGCAGCTTGCACGTCTTATGCAGGTTGAGTGCAGCCTCTTCAATATCAGGAGAGGCAGGCCTATAGCCGTTGGCGCGGCCGCCACACTCCTGAGCAATGTCTTAAATCAGAACAGGATGTTTCCATATTATGTCCAGCTGCTCGTTGGCGGTATTGACAGATACGGGCCGTCCATTTATTCGGTTGACGCCCTTGGCGGAGCATCTCCTGAAGACAGGATTGTTGCTACAGGGTCAGGCTCTCCGTTTGCATATGGTGTCCTTGAGGACAGGTTTGAAGAAGGTATGTCAGAGAAGGAATGTCTTGATCTGGCTATACGTGCCCTTAGATCGGCAATGAAAAGGGATTCAGCCTCCGGAGAGGATATCAGTATAGTTGTTATTACCAAAGACAAATATGAAGAATTAATGGAATCGGGTATTAAAGGGTAA
- a CDS encoding preprotein translocase subunit Sec61beta: MAAKKKGGNLISSAGLVTYYDSEDRRAIHIPPKAVLISAAAIGIIIAVLNHLF; the protein is encoded by the coding sequence ATGGCAGCAAAGAAAAAAGGCGGCAACCTGATATCATCCGCAGGTCTTGTCACATATTATGACAGTGAGGACAGAAGGGCAATTCATATTCCTCCAAAAGCAGTTCTTATTTCAGCAGCAGCAATAGGAATTATAATTGCAGTGCTGAACCACCTGTTTTAA
- a CDS encoding CBS domain-containing protein, which translates to MTEDVVSVETPGNRDDVLRILKRTGISGVPVTKEGRLVGIITRKDLLRKADETQLSLLMTSDPLTVPPDTTIEEAAEIMIKRNFRRLPVVENGKLLGILSVADLVGAVSQTKNSEEIRLRYTRPTFALWEDTPLPLVGRIMEISGYDAVPILNQDSMLTGIISERDLIKQALIEDSVEVSDLSNGTDDDEWTWESIRDMHTISFGISKVQLPLKPVKEAMIKEVVAVPQNAELSDCALKMKRSRVDQLPVTNGDKKMVSMLFDRDVIRALLEK; encoded by the coding sequence ATGACTGAGGATGTAGTCTCAGTTGAAACACCCGGCAACAGGGACGATGTCTTAAGGATTCTGAAGAGAACCGGAATAAGCGGCGTTCCTGTTACCAAAGAAGGCAGACTTGTCGGGATTATCACAAGAAAGGATCTCCTCAGAAAGGCTGACGAGACACAGCTCAGCCTTCTGATGACGTCAGATCCACTGACAGTTCCGCCGGACACAACAATTGAGGAAGCGGCTGAAATTATGATCAAACGTAATTTCAGGAGGCTTCCTGTTGTTGAGAATGGTAAACTTCTTGGAATTTTAAGTGTTGCTGACCTTGTAGGTGCTGTCTCACAGACTAAAAATTCCGAAGAAATTCGCCTGAGATACACAAGACCGACATTTGCATTGTGGGAGGATACACCCCTGCCGCTTGTAGGCAGGATTATGGAGATCTCCGGCTATGATGCCGTGCCAATTCTTAATCAGGATTCGATGCTCACCGGAATTATATCTGAGAGGGATCTTATCAAGCAGGCACTCATTGAAGACAGTGTGGAGGTTTCAGATCTCTCTAACGGAACTGATGACGATGAGTGGACATGGGAAAGTATAAGAGATATGCATACAATTTCTTTTGGCATATCCAAAGTGCAGCTTCCGTTAAAGCCCGTTAAAGAGGCTATGATTAAGGAAGTTGTGGCAGTGCCTCAGAATGCAGAGCTCAGCGACTGTGCTCTGAAGATGAAGAGGTCAAGGGTTGATCAGCTTCCGGTGACAAACGGAGACAAGAAGATGGTCTCTATGCTCTTTGACAGGGATGTTATCCGGGCACTGCTTGAGAAATAA
- a CDS encoding universal stress protein, with product MFKTILTAVDGSEVGTKSLQAAIEEAKIRKAGLHAIYVVETGGFSSIPTDSTMEIIYSRMESEGQKALKDGAKLAEEYGLELTTKTSQGHAGEEILKYADEIGADLIVMGSHGKSEVERLLLGSVTDYVIKHSNVSTMVVRL from the coding sequence ATGTTTAAGACTATTCTTACTGCCGTTGATGGCTCTGAGGTGGGTACCAAATCCCTTCAGGCGGCTATTGAAGAGGCAAAAATAAGAAAGGCCGGATTACATGCCATATATGTAGTTGAGACCGGGGGGTTTTCATCCATTCCGACAGACAGCACAATGGAGATTATCTACAGCCGTATGGAATCCGAAGGTCAGAAAGCGCTGAAAGATGGGGCAAAACTGGCTGAAGAGTATGGATTAGAGTTGACTACCAAAACTTCCCAGGGTCATGCCGGTGAAGAGATATTGAAGTACGCTGATGAGATCGGTGCAGATCTTATTGTCATGGGTTCCCATGGCAAGAGTGAGGTCGAGCGCCTGCTTCTCGGAAGTGTAACTGACTATGTGATTAAGCACAGCAATGTCTCTACTATGGTGGTGAGATTATAG
- a CDS encoding DUF1922 domain-containing protein — protein MYLIIRCPGCQAFSYADRYQKYKLCPDCGYTMNIKSCPVYLDVKTFPQAEAIVKELEAYLHKRNKKELTPDEILTLREDYTEWIRSNPP, from the coding sequence ATGTACCTGATTATCAGGTGCCCCGGATGCCAGGCTTTTTCATACGCGGACCGCTACCAGAAGTACAAGCTATGCCCGGATTGCGGATATACTATGAACATAAAGTCCTGCCCTGTTTATCTTGACGTTAAAACATTCCCGCAGGCCGAGGCAATAGTGAAAGAGCTTGAAGCTTATCTGCACAAAAGAAATAAAAAGGAGCTGACTCCGGATGAGATTTTGACCCTGAGGGAAGATTATACCGAATGGATAAGGTCTAACCCGCCGTGA
- a CDS encoding amidohydrolase family protein, which produces MEDDYTVSGVVFAGDDFEPLKAEIVVEYGVIASIEEKKHVDNRWILPSFFNAHTHIADTVAMDYPVSGSLSELVAPPDGIKHRILSESDPEYIISAMKATIGYMKSSATAGFLDFREGGTSGVELLNTAIRGENIDGRILGRNGGEDIADGIGVSSIKEGRAAFETVESIKEEGKFVAFHAGEKDSLDVDGAIDMDPDLLVHCTHATDSQLKRCADEGISIAVCPRSNWRLGVASGKNNPPIKKMLDFGCKVLLGTDNVMFVQPDIFSEMSFLSYVYGVDAADIYRMAVDCSFLFGEPYYIREGAPAKFYAVDSARFNTGFSKNPLKTVVTRINSSHLDKDY; this is translated from the coding sequence ATGGAAGATGATTATACAGTTTCAGGGGTTGTCTTTGCCGGAGATGATTTTGAACCGTTAAAGGCTGAGATAGTTGTTGAATATGGGGTTATAGCTTCAATAGAAGAGAAAAAGCATGTTGATAACAGGTGGATTCTGCCGTCCTTCTTCAATGCCCATACACATATCGCCGATACAGTTGCGATGGACTATCCGGTATCCGGCAGCCTCTCAGAACTTGTTGCACCTCCAGACGGTATCAAACACAGGATTTTATCAGAGTCTGATCCTGAGTATATCATCTCTGCAATGAAGGCAACGATTGGCTATATGAAATCATCGGCGACGGCCGGCTTTCTTGACTTCAGGGAAGGGGGAACTTCCGGTGTGGAACTGCTTAATACCGCTATTCGCGGTGAAAATATTGACGGCAGAATTCTGGGCCGGAATGGCGGTGAGGATATAGCTGATGGTATAGGGGTCTCCAGCATTAAGGAGGGGCGGGCTGCTTTTGAAACTGTTGAGAGCATAAAAGAAGAAGGAAAATTTGTTGCCTTTCATGCCGGTGAGAAGGATTCTCTTGATGTTGACGGCGCTATTGATATGGATCCCGATCTCCTTGTCCACTGCACACATGCAACTGACTCCCAGCTTAAAAGATGTGCTGATGAAGGCATATCAATTGCAGTCTGCCCAAGATCAAACTGGCGGCTTGGTGTCGCATCCGGAAAGAATAACCCTCCTATAAAAAAGATGCTTGATTTTGGCTGCAAAGTTCTTTTAGGTACAGATAATGTGATGTTTGTCCAGCCTGACATATTCTCCGAGATGTCATTTTTATCCTATGTATATGGGGTGGATGCCGCTGATATCTACAGAATGGCAGTTGACTGTTCATTCCTTTTTGGGGAGCCGTACTATATCCGGGAAGGTGCTCCGGCAAAGTTTTATGCTGTAGATTCTGCGCGTTTTAACACCGGATTTTCAAAAAATCCTCTGAAAACAGTTGTAACAAGGATAAATTCATCACATCTGGATAAAGACTATTAA